In Longimicrobium sp., a single genomic region encodes these proteins:
- a CDS encoding acetate kinase has product MNILVLNVGSSTLKFQLIDTDEHRFAGNADRRLARGQIERIGGEAVWSYRAGEGEPRTGSAPMRDHRAAVDHLLEWITNQESGVPIASVAEIGAAGHRVVHGAERFVRSVLIDDAVLRGIDDTIELAPLHNPANLKGIQAVRAVLGPGVPQVAVFDTAFHHTLPEQAFLYAIPYSLYRRHRVRRYGFHGTSHRYVSYRWRQLTGRPREGSRLITLHLGNGCSACAIRDGDSVDTSMGFTPLEGLVMGTRSGDVDPAVLDYVGQKEGLSLHDVELLLNKQSGLLGISGLTNDMRELMAEADEHDDRRARLAIELFCYRARKYVGAYLAALGGADAICFAGGVGENAARIRAKVCEGLEFAGVRLDPAANEATAGGREGRISAEGSQPEVWVIPTDEELLIARDTYRVVHGIETRY; this is encoded by the coding sequence GTGAACATCCTCGTCCTCAACGTCGGATCGTCGACGCTCAAGTTCCAGCTCATCGACACCGACGAGCACCGCTTCGCCGGCAACGCCGACCGCAGGCTGGCGCGCGGGCAGATCGAGCGCATCGGCGGCGAGGCGGTGTGGTCGTACCGCGCGGGCGAGGGCGAGCCGCGCACGGGGAGCGCGCCCATGCGCGACCACCGCGCCGCCGTGGACCACCTGCTGGAGTGGATCACGAACCAGGAGTCCGGCGTTCCCATCGCCTCGGTGGCGGAGATCGGGGCGGCGGGGCACCGCGTGGTGCACGGCGCCGAGCGCTTCGTCCGCTCCGTGCTGATCGACGACGCGGTGCTGCGCGGCATCGACGACACCATCGAGCTGGCGCCGCTGCACAACCCCGCGAACCTCAAGGGGATCCAGGCGGTGCGCGCGGTCCTCGGCCCCGGCGTGCCGCAGGTGGCGGTGTTCGACACCGCGTTCCACCACACGCTCCCCGAGCAGGCCTTCCTCTACGCCATCCCCTACTCGCTCTACCGGCGCCACCGGGTGCGCCGCTACGGCTTCCACGGCACCAGCCACCGCTACGTGAGCTACCGCTGGCGCCAGCTCACCGGCCGCCCGCGCGAAGGGTCGCGCCTCATCACGCTGCACCTGGGGAACGGCTGCTCGGCGTGCGCCATCCGCGACGGCGACTCGGTGGACACGTCGATGGGCTTCACCCCGCTGGAGGGGCTGGTGATGGGCACGCGCTCGGGCGACGTGGACCCGGCGGTGCTGGACTACGTGGGGCAGAAGGAGGGATTGTCGCTGCACGACGTGGAGCTGCTGCTGAACAAGCAGAGCGGCCTGCTGGGCATCAGCGGGCTGACCAACGACATGCGCGAGCTGATGGCCGAGGCCGACGAGCACGACGACCGCCGCGCGCGGCTGGCCATCGAGCTGTTCTGCTACCGCGCGCGCAAGTACGTGGGCGCGTACCTGGCCGCGCTGGGCGGCGCCGACGCCATCTGCTTCGCCGGCGGCGTGGGCGAGAACGCGGCCCGCATCCGCGCGAAGGTGTGCGAGGGGCTGGAGTTCGCCGGCGTGCGCCTGGACCCCGCCGCGAACGAGGCGACCGCCGGCGGGCGCGAGGGGCGCATCAGCGCGGAAGGGTCGCAGCCCGAGGTGTGGGTGATTCCGACGGACGAGGAGCTGCTCATCGCCCGCGACACGTACCGCGTGGTGCACGGGATCGAGACGCGGTATTGA
- a CDS encoding TROVE domain-containing protein: MMDFTKHFATRLRALATPQGAPIPGTAQVPNSAGGFAWALDKWARLDRFLVLGSDGGTFYVGERELTVENARSVAECIGEDGARVVRRAVEVSEAGRAPKNDPALFVLAMAAGMGDEATRAAALQALPRVARTGTHLLHWLRYVQAFRGWGRGVRRAVGRWYTARPPRDLAYQLLKYPQRDGWSHRDALRLAHPRPESDEQRALLRRAVTGEVGEAPDTEAVRLVRAVAELHADAEMAPARAAALVREHRLTREMLPSQLLTHPAVWEALLEEMPLTALVRNLATLTRVGVLAPGSDAAARVAARIADAGALKRARVHPVQVLAALRTYAAGRGVRGQHSWQPVARVVDALDAAFYLAFGAVEPSGRRTMLALDVSGSMMAPVHGLDFVSCREAAAAMALVTAATEPRHFFTAFTAGTRRSMHAGFPTGLSTLAVSPRERLDDVVAKTSGLPFGGTDCALPMLEARTRKWPVDLFVVYTDNETWAGDVHPAQALRQYREATGIAAKLVVVAMASNGFTIADPDDAGMLDVAGFDAATPALIADFAR; encoded by the coding sequence ATGATGGACTTCACGAAGCACTTCGCGACTCGCCTGCGGGCGCTCGCGACGCCGCAGGGCGCGCCGATCCCCGGGACCGCGCAGGTGCCCAACTCGGCGGGCGGGTTCGCGTGGGCGCTCGACAAGTGGGCGCGGCTGGACCGCTTCCTGGTGCTGGGGAGCGACGGCGGGACCTTCTACGTGGGCGAGCGCGAGCTCACCGTGGAGAACGCCCGCTCGGTGGCCGAGTGCATCGGCGAGGATGGCGCCCGCGTGGTGCGGCGCGCCGTGGAGGTGAGCGAGGCCGGGCGCGCGCCGAAGAACGACCCCGCGCTGTTCGTGCTGGCCATGGCGGCCGGGATGGGCGACGAGGCCACGCGCGCCGCCGCGCTCCAGGCGCTGCCGCGGGTGGCGCGCACGGGAACGCACCTGCTGCACTGGCTGCGCTACGTGCAGGCGTTCCGCGGGTGGGGGCGCGGCGTGCGGCGCGCGGTGGGGCGCTGGTACACGGCCCGGCCGCCCCGTGATCTGGCCTACCAGCTCCTGAAGTACCCGCAGCGCGACGGCTGGAGCCACCGCGACGCGCTCCGGCTGGCCCACCCGCGGCCGGAGAGCGACGAGCAGCGGGCCCTGCTCCGCCGAGCCGTGACCGGCGAGGTGGGCGAGGCGCCGGACACCGAGGCCGTGCGGCTGGTGCGCGCGGTGGCCGAGCTGCACGCGGATGCGGAGATGGCGCCGGCCCGCGCGGCGGCGCTGGTGCGCGAGCACCGGCTCACCCGCGAGATGCTGCCCTCGCAGCTGCTCACCCACCCGGCGGTGTGGGAGGCGCTCCTGGAGGAGATGCCGCTCACCGCGCTGGTGCGGAACCTGGCCACGCTCACCCGGGTGGGCGTGCTGGCGCCGGGGAGCGACGCGGCCGCGCGGGTGGCGGCGCGCATCGCCGACGCGGGCGCGCTGAAGCGGGCGCGCGTGCACCCGGTGCAGGTGCTGGCCGCGCTGCGCACCTACGCGGCCGGGCGCGGGGTGCGCGGCCAGCACTCGTGGCAGCCGGTGGCCCGGGTGGTGGACGCGCTGGATGCGGCCTTCTACCTGGCCTTCGGGGCGGTGGAGCCGAGCGGGCGGCGCACGATGCTGGCGCTGGACGTGTCGGGGTCGATGATGGCCCCCGTGCACGGGCTGGACTTCGTGAGCTGCCGCGAGGCGGCGGCGGCCATGGCGCTGGTGACGGCGGCCACCGAGCCGCGGCACTTCTTCACCGCCTTCACCGCGGGGACGCGCCGCAGCATGCACGCGGGGTTCCCCACGGGGCTAAGCACGCTGGCCGTCTCGCCGCGCGAGCGGCTGGACGACGTGGTGGCGAAGACCAGCGGGCTGCCGTTCGGCGGGACGGACTGCGCGCTGCCGATGCTGGAGGCGCGCACCCGCAAGTGGCCGGTGGACCTGTTCGTGGTCTACACCGACAACGAGACCTGGGCCGGGGACGTCCACCCCGCGCAGGCCCTGCGGCAGTACCGCGAGGCCACCGGGATCGCCGCGAAGCTGGTGGTCGTGGCGATGGCGTCGAACGGGTTCACCATCGCGGACCCGGACGACGCGGGGATGCTGGACGTGGCCGGGTTCGACGCGGCCACGCCGGCGCTGATCGCCGATTTCGCGCGGTAG
- a CDS encoding DUF5677 domain-containing protein — protein MRLQAHPLVLDAAQSAKDVERYFGASLDVLRELIDFATNLEIRIHSMGVGDTDRVVGVGVLYHRNVALMDAAELLLRSGQVYGARLQARALLEASWNLEWMLNADVHRRACQFYVLDLRKRIAEPERFIPGTASNDELKSVISAANVFDKERILAISEEEIAGARQNIAEIRQRIREVPDFQFVNAEIDRQKKLAGLKWFQLFGGPNDHRNLAKRLGYESEYEIFYRLDSNAVHGTWVQDHISIRNDIARSVPIRGLRDFGRVADVVWNAAFRSTKQVIDHFRPGEMLTFLRQFMPGGNSRWDPPIVESEIEAVVPYG, from the coding sequence ATGAGACTGCAGGCTCATCCACTCGTACTGGATGCGGCGCAATCAGCGAAGGACGTCGAACGCTACTTCGGTGCGAGTCTCGATGTCCTTCGTGAGCTGATCGATTTCGCTACGAACCTCGAGATCCGCATTCACAGCATGGGTGTCGGCGATACCGACCGCGTGGTTGGGGTCGGCGTTCTGTATCACCGGAACGTGGCGCTAATGGACGCGGCTGAGCTACTGCTCCGCTCGGGCCAGGTTTACGGTGCCCGATTGCAAGCAAGAGCTCTGCTGGAGGCGAGTTGGAATTTGGAGTGGATGTTGAACGCAGATGTTCATCGCCGCGCGTGCCAGTTCTATGTGCTGGACCTTCGCAAGCGCATCGCCGAACCCGAACGCTTTATTCCGGGAACAGCTTCGAACGACGAGTTGAAGTCTGTGATCAGCGCGGCGAATGTGTTTGACAAGGAAAGAATTCTCGCGATCTCCGAGGAGGAAATCGCAGGAGCGAGGCAGAACATAGCGGAAATACGACAGCGAATCAGGGAAGTACCGGATTTCCAGTTTGTAAACGCAGAAATCGATCGACAGAAGAAGCTAGCCGGCTTGAAGTGGTTTCAACTGTTTGGCGGCCCCAATGACCACCGGAATCTGGCGAAGCGATTGGGATACGAATCTGAGTACGAGATATTCTACAGATTAGACTCCAATGCAGTGCATGGTACATGGGTGCAGGACCACATTTCAATCAGGAACGACATCGCCCGTTCTGTTCCGATTCGTGGGTTACGTGACTTCGGACGAGTGGCTGACGTGGTGTGGAATGCAGCCTTTCGCTCTACAAAACAAGTAATTGACCACTTCCGGCCCGGAGAGATGCTCACTTTCTTGAGGCAATTCATGCCCGGAGGAAATTCGCGGTGGGATCCGCCCATCGTGGAGTCGGAAATCGAAGCTGTTGTCCCGTATGGATGA
- a CDS encoding RtcB family protein, which translates to MKIFGEHQENTLRQFHDVASRAERAALMADGHVGFTMPIGGVTAYRDHVSVVGVGFDVGCGNCAIRTDLRVQDLTKDLALDEIRRNPHRLISDRRANRVADEVANTISFGLGRRNDADDAPVDDPLFNDPAWYAIPNTGGYRDTLRDKARRQLGTVGSGNHYVDVFADENGAVWVGVHFGSRGFGHTVASDFLSLSQGGAWGERGREKEVLLDVRQPVGHDYWHLMELAGRYAYAGREWVARKVVELLGGTEVELVHNHHNFAWREMHVGPEGEPVEYVVVRKGATPAFPGQLGFIGGSMGDDAVIVRGATADPGSEVARTQREALFSTVHGAGRVMSRTEAAGKRTRRGMVKSHGKIQPRMVEEWLGKKGVILRGGGLDEAPQVYRRLNRVLEAQGPTIEVLHVLQPLVVVMAGAGEIDPYKD; encoded by the coding sequence ATGAAGATCTTCGGAGAGCACCAGGAGAACACGCTGCGCCAGTTCCACGACGTGGCGAGCCGCGCGGAGCGTGCCGCGCTTATGGCGGACGGGCACGTTGGCTTCACGATGCCTATCGGTGGCGTCACGGCGTATCGTGATCACGTGTCGGTCGTGGGCGTTGGGTTCGACGTCGGGTGCGGCAACTGCGCCATTCGCACAGACTTACGTGTCCAAGACCTCACCAAGGACCTGGCGTTGGACGAGATCCGGCGCAACCCGCACCGGTTGATCAGCGACCGGCGCGCGAACCGCGTGGCCGACGAGGTGGCGAACACCATCTCGTTCGGGCTGGGGCGGAGGAACGATGCCGACGATGCGCCGGTGGACGATCCGCTGTTCAACGACCCGGCGTGGTACGCCATCCCCAACACCGGCGGCTACCGCGACACGCTGCGCGACAAGGCGCGGCGCCAGCTGGGCACCGTGGGGAGCGGCAACCACTACGTGGACGTGTTCGCCGACGAGAACGGCGCGGTGTGGGTGGGCGTGCACTTCGGCAGCCGCGGCTTCGGGCACACGGTGGCGAGCGACTTCCTGTCGCTGTCGCAGGGCGGCGCCTGGGGCGAGCGCGGCAGGGAGAAGGAGGTGCTGCTGGACGTACGCCAGCCCGTGGGGCACGACTACTGGCACCTGATGGAACTGGCCGGGCGCTACGCCTACGCCGGGCGCGAGTGGGTGGCGCGCAAGGTGGTGGAGCTGCTGGGCGGCACCGAGGTGGAGCTGGTGCACAACCACCACAACTTCGCCTGGCGCGAGATGCACGTGGGGCCCGAGGGCGAGCCGGTGGAGTACGTGGTGGTCCGCAAGGGCGCCACGCCCGCGTTCCCCGGGCAGCTGGGCTTCATCGGCGGGTCGATGGGCGACGACGCGGTGATCGTGCGCGGCGCCACCGCCGACCCGGGGAGCGAGGTGGCTCGCACGCAGCGGGAGGCGCTGTTCAGCACCGTGCACGGCGCCGGCCGGGTGATGAGCCGCACCGAGGCCGCCGGCAAGCGCACCCGCCGCGGGATGGTGAAGAGCCACGGCAAGATCCAGCCGCGGATGGTGGAGGAGTGGCTGGGGAAGAAGGGGGTGATCCTGCGCGGCGGCGGGCTGGACGAGGCGCCGCAGGTGTACCGGCGCCTGAACAGGGTGCTGGAGGCGCAGGGGCCCACCATCGAGGTGCTGCACGTGCTGCAGCCGCTGGTGGTGGTCATGGCCGGCGCGGGGGAGATCGATCCGTACAAGGATTGA
- a CDS encoding GrpB family protein → MADEPLETGLIGGAEQREIRIAEYDPGWPAVFERHARIIAGALGGRALRSEHIGSTSVPGLAAKPVVDILVVVPDSADESAYLSPLREAGYVLRVREPDWHEHRMLRTPERDVHVHVYSEGCAEIGRYLAFRDRLRASDEDRRRYEAVKRELAAREWPDMNDYANAKTEVVESILAASRAAGETPG, encoded by the coding sequence ATGGCGGACGAGCCGCTGGAGACCGGCCTGATCGGCGGGGCCGAGCAACGCGAGATCCGGATCGCCGAGTACGATCCGGGATGGCCGGCGGTGTTCGAGCGGCACGCCCGGATCATCGCCGGCGCGCTGGGCGGCCGCGCGCTGCGGAGCGAGCACATCGGGTCGACGTCGGTGCCGGGGCTGGCCGCCAAGCCCGTCGTCGACATCCTGGTGGTGGTCCCCGATTCCGCGGACGAGTCCGCGTATCTCTCCCCGCTGCGGGAGGCGGGGTACGTCCTGCGGGTGCGGGAGCCGGATTGGCACGAGCACCGGATGCTCCGGACCCCCGAACGGGACGTGCACGTCCACGTCTACTCGGAGGGATGCGCCGAGATCGGGCGCTACCTGGCCTTCCGCGACCGCCTGCGCGCCAGCGACGAGGACCGGCGCCGCTACGAGGCGGTGAAGCGCGAGCTGGCCGCGCGCGAGTGGCCGGACATGAACGACTACGCGAACGCCAAGACGGAGGTCGTGGAGAGCATTCTCGCCGCGTCGCGGGCCGCGGGTGAAACGCCGGGCTAG
- a CDS encoding M28 family metallopeptidase codes for MRRRLPILLRLAAVLAAAPLAAQPAASRAAVDRAARSITVSDVRARIAFLAGDALKGRDTPSPGLTVAAESIAAVFRAAGLRPAGGAGGFVQQYRFQGHPVAPAARRLGFRAADGTAVEWAYERDYFAFGALHPAESAEAVYAGAAAMHLPPLPGSVRGKVVIYSLPGTLIEGVGMLSTALTAGLSAGAAGVLLVADPVADADSMAWFSRQMEASGVYTPGPVGGLRYDAARALFRAAGLDLDSLRARPAGEPIPLRGVRLTIEQPAVAAEVTAPNVVAILPGSDPALRGEYVVISAHFDHVGTGRPDAHGDSIFNGADDNASGTVALLEAARAFARLPRTPARSILFLAVSGEERGLKGSAYWVQHPTVPIARVVADLNLDMVGRNAPDTLYLMGQEYSSLGPAAHRVAAAHPELGFRALPSQADPKLQWFSRSDHVAFIMAGVPVLFFTTLPHPDYHRLSDEPSHLDAEKLTRVSRMLFYVAHAVASERARPAWTASGLNRARAAIK; via the coding sequence CGCTCGCCGCGCAGCCGGCCGCCTCGCGCGCCGCCGTGGACCGCGCGGCCCGCTCCATCACCGTGAGCGACGTGCGCGCACGCATCGCCTTCCTGGCGGGCGACGCGCTGAAGGGGCGCGACACGCCCAGCCCCGGCCTCACCGTGGCCGCCGAGTCCATCGCGGCGGTGTTCCGCGCCGCCGGTCTGCGCCCCGCGGGCGGCGCGGGCGGCTTCGTGCAGCAGTACCGGTTCCAGGGGCACCCCGTGGCCCCCGCCGCGCGGCGCCTGGGCTTCCGCGCGGCGGACGGCACGGCCGTCGAGTGGGCGTACGAGCGCGACTACTTCGCCTTCGGCGCGCTGCACCCGGCCGAGAGCGCCGAGGCCGTGTACGCCGGCGCCGCCGCCATGCACCTTCCGCCGCTCCCCGGGTCGGTGCGCGGCAAGGTGGTCATCTACTCCCTCCCCGGCACCCTCATCGAGGGCGTGGGGATGCTGAGCACCGCGCTCACCGCGGGGCTCTCGGCCGGCGCCGCGGGCGTGCTCCTGGTGGCCGACCCCGTGGCCGACGCCGACAGCATGGCCTGGTTCTCCCGGCAGATGGAAGCCTCGGGAGTGTACACGCCGGGGCCCGTTGGCGGGCTGCGCTACGACGCCGCCCGCGCGCTCTTCCGCGCCGCCGGGCTGGACCTGGACTCGCTCCGCGCCCGCCCCGCCGGCGAGCCCATCCCCCTCCGCGGCGTGCGGCTGACCATCGAGCAGCCCGCCGTGGCCGCGGAGGTCACCGCGCCCAATGTCGTCGCCATCCTCCCCGGCAGCGACCCCGCGCTCCGCGGCGAGTACGTGGTCATCAGCGCGCACTTCGACCACGTGGGAACCGGGCGGCCGGACGCGCACGGCGACTCCATCTTCAACGGCGCCGACGACAACGCCTCGGGCACCGTGGCGCTCCTCGAGGCGGCGCGGGCGTTCGCGCGGCTGCCGCGGACGCCGGCGCGCTCCATCCTCTTCCTGGCCGTCAGCGGCGAGGAGCGCGGGCTGAAGGGCTCCGCATACTGGGTGCAGCACCCCACCGTTCCCATCGCCCGCGTGGTCGCCGACCTGAACCTGGACATGGTGGGCCGCAACGCGCCCGACACCCTCTACCTCATGGGCCAGGAGTACAGCTCGCTCGGCCCGGCCGCCCACCGCGTGGCCGCCGCGCACCCGGAGCTCGGCTTCCGCGCGCTGCCGTCGCAGGCCGACCCGAAGCTGCAGTGGTTCAGCCGCAGCGACCACGTGGCGTTCATCATGGCCGGCGTCCCGGTCCTCTTCTTCACTACCCTGCCGCACCCCGACTACCACCGCCTGAGCGACGAGCCCTCGCACCTGGATGCCGAAAAGCTCACCCGCGTCTCGCGGATGCTCTTCTACGTGGCCCACGCGGTGGCCAGCGAGCGGGCGCGGCCGGCGTGGACGGCCTCGGGGCTGAACCGGGCGCGCGCCGCCATCAAGTAA